A window of the Vibrio fluvialis genome harbors these coding sequences:
- the arcA gene encoding two-component system response regulator ArcA, with protein sequence MQTPQILIVEDEQVTRNTLKSIFEAEGYAVFEASNGEEMHHVLSDNPINLVIMDINLPGKNGLLLARELREQADVALMFLTGRDNEVDKILGLEIGADDYITKPFNPRELTIRARNLLSRSMNASTTHEEKRSVEKYEFNGWVLDINSRSLVSPDGDSYKLPRSEFRALLHFCENPGKIQTRADLLKKMTGRELKPHDRTVDVTIRRIRKHFESVSGTPEIIATIHGEGYRFCGDLEE encoded by the coding sequence ATGCAAACCCCGCAGATTCTTATCGTTGAAGACGAGCAGGTTACTCGTAACACTCTAAAGAGTATTTTTGAAGCAGAGGGATACGCTGTTTTTGAGGCCAGTAACGGTGAAGAGATGCACCATGTGCTGTCCGACAACCCAATTAATTTGGTGATCATGGATATCAACCTGCCAGGTAAAAATGGCTTGCTGCTGGCTCGCGAACTTCGCGAACAAGCAGATGTAGCTCTGATGTTCCTGACTGGCCGCGACAATGAAGTCGACAAGATTCTGGGTCTGGAAATCGGTGCAGATGATTACATCACTAAGCCATTTAACCCACGTGAACTGACCATTCGTGCGCGTAACCTGCTAAGTCGTTCAATGAACGCCAGCACCACGCATGAAGAGAAACGTTCGGTTGAGAAATACGAATTCAACGGTTGGGTACTGGATATCAACAGTCGTTCACTGGTCAGCCCTGACGGTGACAGCTACAAGCTGCCGCGTTCAGAGTTTCGTGCCCTGCTGCACTTCTGTGAAAACCCAGGCAAGATCCAGACTCGTGCGGATCTACTGAAGAAAATGACTGGCCGTGAGCTGAAACCTCATGACCGTACTGTTGACGTAACCATTCGTCGCATTCGTAAGCACTTCGAATCTGTGTCTGGTACACCGGAAATCATCGCGACCATTCACGGCGAAGGTTACCGTTTCTGTGGTGATCTGGAAGAGTAA
- the arcB gene encoding aerobic respiration two-component sensor histidine kinase ArcB, whose protein sequence is MKPMKNLAQYYVDLLVKLGILRFSILLALALVALAVVVQVGITLALKGFVDDIDIVRSVFFGLLITPWAVYFLSVVVDQLEESRQRLSKLVSKLKDMRSRDQELNQKLQQNIVKLNQEIEERIKAEEAREEAMVDLENEVYQREKTQVELAERTALLRSFIDASPDLIYYRNAKGEFSGCNRAMEELTGKRESELVGLTPWDVYRKEIAQSIVETDQQVFNNNRSLTYEQWLEYPDGRKNYFELRKVPFYSKEGRHLGLVGFGRDITERKRHEESLEKASRDKTTFISTISHELRTPLNGIVGLSRMLLDTQLDPEQRKHMQTINVSAVTLGNIFNDIIDMDKFDRRKLELFPAPLNFEEFVAELESLSALMAEQKGLRFDLERLTDLPTLVEVDATRLRQVLWNLISNAMKFTKEGGVVMTVSADIEDGFANIVMDIEDTGIGIPESELDKIFAMYYQVKSGKDNLHAVGTGIGLAVSRQLINLMGGDISVSSEEGFGSTFTVTICVPLAEVSQTLPSPVEQKSLNIFMVEDIELNITVARSLLESLGHTVSVAMTGEEAKAKFAPDLYDLVFLDIQLPDMTGFDIAQYYRENYDHLPPLVALTANVLKDKGEYQRQGMDDVISKPLSVQAVQDVINKTVHKIDKPNVSVVSAQPEQSDSNDELYQRLLDLPMLESYIDIVGPKPVLDSIDMFADMMPSYIEVLDSNMVAKDQDGIVSEAHKIKGAAGSIGLKHIQSVAQKAQTPDAPAWWENIGDWVDEIKNEYQNDILVLKQWLAQRK, encoded by the coding sequence ATGAAACCCATGAAAAATCTCGCCCAGTATTATGTTGATCTGTTGGTTAAGCTGGGCATCCTCCGTTTTTCCATTTTACTGGCACTGGCGCTGGTGGCATTGGCCGTTGTGGTTCAGGTCGGTATTACGCTGGCACTGAAGGGCTTTGTCGACGATATCGATATTGTTCGCTCCGTTTTCTTTGGTCTGCTGATCACCCCGTGGGCGGTCTATTTCCTGTCGGTGGTCGTCGATCAGTTGGAAGAATCGCGTCAACGTCTGTCGAAACTGGTCTCCAAGCTCAAAGACATGCGCTCGCGCGATCAGGAGCTGAACCAAAAACTGCAACAGAACATCGTCAAGCTGAATCAGGAAATTGAAGAGCGGATCAAAGCCGAGGAAGCGCGGGAAGAAGCGATGGTGGATCTCGAAAACGAAGTCTACCAGCGTGAAAAAACGCAGGTTGAGTTGGCTGAGCGCACCGCCTTATTGCGTTCTTTCATCGATGCCTCGCCGGATTTGATTTATTACCGTAACGCGAAAGGTGAATTCTCCGGCTGTAACCGCGCGATGGAAGAGCTGACAGGCAAGCGGGAAAGTGAGCTGGTCGGCCTGACACCATGGGATGTGTATCGTAAAGAGATTGCGCAGTCGATTGTGGAAACAGACCAGCAGGTGTTCAACAACAACCGTTCTCTCACCTATGAACAGTGGCTGGAATATCCGGATGGGCGTAAAAACTACTTCGAACTGCGCAAAGTGCCGTTTTACAGCAAAGAAGGCCGCCATCTCGGCCTGGTCGGCTTTGGACGTGACATCACAGAGCGCAAGCGTCATGAAGAGTCGCTGGAAAAAGCCAGCCGCGACAAAACCACCTTTATTTCGACCATCAGTCACGAGCTGCGCACGCCGCTCAACGGCATTGTGGGCCTGAGCCGTATGCTGCTCGACACGCAACTCGATCCCGAGCAGCGCAAACACATGCAGACGATCAACGTCAGCGCGGTCACGCTTGGTAACATCTTCAACGATATTATCGACATGGATAAGTTTGACCGCCGCAAACTGGAGCTTTTCCCGGCACCGCTTAATTTCGAAGAATTTGTCGCTGAACTGGAAAGTCTGTCGGCGTTGATGGCTGAGCAAAAAGGCCTGCGTTTTGATCTCGAACGTCTGACCGATTTACCTACGCTGGTGGAAGTGGATGCCACCCGCTTGCGTCAGGTGTTGTGGAACCTGATTAGTAATGCCATGAAGTTCACCAAAGAAGGTGGCGTGGTCATGACCGTAAGTGCGGATATTGAAGATGGCTTTGCCAATATCGTGATGGACATTGAGGATACCGGGATCGGTATTCCAGAATCGGAACTCGATAAGATCTTCGCCATGTATTATCAGGTTAAATCGGGCAAAGATAACTTACACGCGGTAGGTACCGGTATTGGTCTCGCGGTATCTCGCCAGTTGATCAATCTGATGGGCGGCGATATCAGCGTCAGCAGTGAGGAAGGCTTTGGGAGTACCTTTACTGTAACCATTTGCGTGCCGCTGGCCGAAGTGAGCCAGACGCTGCCAAGCCCGGTCGAACAGAAGAGTCTCAACATCTTCATGGTGGAAGATATTGAACTCAATATTACCGTTGCCCGTTCGCTGCTGGAGAGTTTAGGCCATACCGTATCGGTGGCAATGACTGGTGAAGAGGCGAAAGCGAAGTTTGCACCAGACCTTTACGATCTGGTCTTCCTCGATATTCAGCTGCCAGACATGACCGGTTTTGATATTGCTCAGTACTACCGAGAAAACTACGATCATCTGCCGCCTTTGGTCGCGCTGACAGCCAATGTCCTGAAAGACAAAGGGGAATATCAGCGCCAAGGTATGGACGATGTGATCAGCAAACCGTTGTCAGTACAGGCGGTGCAGGACGTGATCAACAAAACGGTCCATAAGATTGATAAACCGAATGTGTCGGTTGTCTCGGCGCAACCTGAACAGTCCGACAGCAATGATGAGTTGTATCAGCGCTTGCTCGATCTGCCGATGCTTGAGTCTTATATCGACATCGTTGGCCCCAAACCCGTGCTGGACAGCATAGACATGTTTGCGGATATGATGCCAAGCTATATTGAAGTGCTGGATTCCAATATGGTTGCGAAAGATCAAGACGGTATCGTTTCTGAAGCGCACAAAATCAAAGGGGCGGCGGGGTCTATTGGTCTGAAACACATTCAAAGTGTGGCGCAAAAAGCGCAAACGCCAGATGCACCGGCTTGGTGGGAGAATATCGGCGACTGGGTCGATGAAATTAAAAATGAATACCAGAATGATATTCTGGTGTTGAAACAGTGGTTAGCTCAGAGGAAATAA
- a CDS encoding sensor domain-containing diguanylate cyclase, with the protein MDQLQWAATGFMEHWGWFVALFATMSAGFLYLYRRQQRHLVLLMASSPAALLLFQAQKGELMFANLAAYSLFGIRRVGKNFFFPPHLSSEQLQLLLNTIANCAEKRIAAVIEWPMPGSASHHIELSARATHYRGRKVWLVNAVVYHHSAFEQQHELNSLSIAKTALDSLSELIYVKDLSGQRIATNRAFDQFWLGREEEGSEVFSGIMKGRASQQRWTTTPDGRSCLLETYQSVLMSPRGDHLGVLGISHDVTDWHNIQRNLRDEMEKRKDTEVALAQRDTILQSILDASPDSIGIFNENMVYQACNRPFIDALGLSDVSELIGKRLQDVVPESVYARLSESDSQVLKSGQSLRYLDKVDYSNGRQVWYDVVKSPFRDPISGTRGVLIMARDVSERYLSEQKLEAANQELERLSYLDSLTQVANRRRFDAQLQTLWHLHAREKRPLSVMLCDVDYFKGYNDSYGHLQGDDILRMVAQAFNDVINRSSDCVARYGGEEFAIILPNTELAGAQLVAQRIHGRIAELALPHQSSAVSPYVTVSIGVVTCTPQADDSPEIMLAWADSALYQAKANGRNQTCVHPVSL; encoded by the coding sequence ATGGATCAACTGCAGTGGGCTGCGACTGGATTTATGGAACACTGGGGCTGGTTTGTCGCGTTGTTTGCGACGATGAGCGCAGGTTTCCTTTATCTTTACCGCCGTCAGCAGCGGCATCTGGTGTTGCTGATGGCAAGTTCGCCCGCTGCCCTGTTGTTGTTTCAGGCGCAGAAAGGCGAACTGATGTTCGCCAACCTGGCTGCGTATTCATTGTTCGGCATTCGCCGGGTTGGGAAAAATTTCTTTTTCCCTCCTCATCTTTCTTCTGAACAGTTGCAGTTACTGCTCAACACGATTGCCAATTGCGCGGAAAAGCGGATTGCCGCTGTGATTGAGTGGCCGATGCCCGGCAGCGCTTCACACCATATCGAACTTTCCGCACGCGCGACCCATTACCGGGGGCGTAAAGTCTGGCTGGTGAACGCGGTGGTTTATCATCACTCTGCGTTCGAACAGCAACACGAACTCAACTCTCTCTCTATTGCCAAGACCGCTCTCGATTCACTGTCGGAACTTATTTACGTCAAAGACTTAAGTGGTCAACGCATCGCGACCAACCGTGCGTTCGACCAGTTTTGGCTGGGCAGAGAAGAGGAAGGCAGCGAAGTCTTTTCCGGCATCATGAAAGGACGCGCCAGTCAACAGCGCTGGACCACCACGCCGGATGGCCGCAGTTGCCTGCTGGAAACGTATCAGTCTGTGCTGATGTCGCCGCGCGGCGATCATCTGGGCGTGTTGGGCATCAGTCATGATGTAACCGACTGGCACAACATTCAGCGCAACCTGCGCGATGAGATGGAAAAGCGCAAAGACACCGAAGTGGCACTCGCGCAGCGAGATACGATTCTGCAAAGTATTCTTGATGCCAGCCCGGATTCAATTGGGATCTTCAACGAAAATATGGTTTATCAGGCGTGTAACCGGCCATTTATTGATGCGCTGGGGCTGAGCGATGTCAGTGAACTGATCGGCAAACGCCTGCAGGATGTGGTGCCGGAAAGTGTTTACGCCCGTCTGTCTGAGAGTGACAGTCAGGTGTTGAAAAGTGGCCAATCGCTGCGATATCTGGATAAAGTGGACTATTCCAACGGCCGTCAGGTTTGGTATGACGTGGTCAAATCACCATTTCGCGACCCGATATCCGGAACGCGTGGTGTGCTGATCATGGCGCGTGATGTCTCAGAGCGTTATCTGAGTGAACAGAAGCTGGAAGCGGCCAACCAAGAGCTGGAGCGCCTCAGTTATCTCGACAGCCTCACGCAGGTTGCCAACCGCCGCCGGTTTGATGCGCAGTTGCAGACGTTGTGGCACCTGCATGCCCGCGAAAAGCGCCCGCTCAGCGTGATGTTGTGCGATGTCGACTATTTTAAAGGGTACAACGACAGCTATGGTCACCTGCAGGGGGACGATATTCTTCGTATGGTTGCGCAGGCATTTAATGACGTGATTAATCGCTCGTCCGATTGTGTCGCCCGTTATGGGGGAGAAGAGTTTGCGATTATCCTGCCCAATACCGAACTGGCAGGAGCTCAGTTGGTGGCGCAACGTATTCATGGCCGGATTGCTGAGCTTGCGCTGCCACATCAGAGCTCTGCTGTATCGCCTTATGTTACGGTGAGTATTGGGGTGGTGACCTGTACGCCTCAGGCCGACGATTCGCCGGAGATCATGCTGGCGTGGGCTGACAGTGCGCTGTATCAGGCAAAAGCCAACGGCCGCAATCAGACTTGTGTGCATCCGGTCTCGCTGTGA
- a CDS encoding TIGR01212 family radical SAM protein (This family includes YhcC from E. coli K-12, an uncharacterized radical SAM protein.) produces MQLHELVNTIGQDLQRRYGERVHKLTLHGGFSCPNRDGTIGRGGCTFCNVASFADEQSQAKSIEDQLKDRAGEVQRAKKYLAYFQAYTSTYAEVQVLKNMYEQALKAADIVGLCVGTRPDCVPDAVLELLAEYVQQGFEIWLELGLQTANDRTLKRINRGHDFACYADITRRARALGIKVCTHLIVGLPKEGRDDNIATLEQVLTIGTDGIKLHGLHIVEGSTMAKAWRAGKLEAPTLEDYVAIASEMIQRTPPEVVFHRVTSAARRPTLLSPLWCENRWLAMTEIGRRLDRDGAQGSLIGRPFQYHSLE; encoded by the coding sequence ATGCAGTTACATGAGCTAGTGAATACGATTGGACAAGATCTCCAGCGACGCTACGGAGAGCGTGTACATAAGTTGACCTTACATGGTGGATTCAGTTGCCCGAATCGTGATGGCACCATCGGCCGTGGGGGCTGTACCTTCTGCAATGTGGCGTCGTTTGCCGATGAACAGAGCCAAGCCAAAAGTATTGAAGACCAACTGAAAGATCGTGCGGGTGAAGTGCAGCGGGCGAAGAAGTATCTGGCCTATTTTCAGGCTTATACCAGCACCTATGCCGAAGTTCAGGTGCTGAAAAACATGTATGAACAAGCACTCAAAGCCGCCGATATTGTCGGCTTGTGTGTCGGGACGCGCCCGGACTGCGTCCCGGATGCCGTGCTGGAATTACTCGCGGAATACGTGCAACAAGGGTTTGAAATCTGGCTTGAACTCGGTTTGCAGACCGCAAATGATCGTACGCTTAAACGCATCAACCGCGGCCACGATTTTGCCTGTTACGCCGACATCACCCGCCGTGCCCGCGCGCTGGGAATCAAAGTCTGTACTCATCTGATTGTCGGGTTACCGAAAGAGGGCAGGGATGACAATATCGCCACGCTGGAACAGGTGCTGACGATTGGTACCGACGGGATCAAATTACACGGCCTGCATATCGTCGAAGGCAGTACCATGGCCAAAGCGTGGCGAGCCGGAAAACTGGAAGCGCCGACATTAGAAGATTATGTCGCGATTGCCAGTGAAATGATTCAACGTACACCGCCAGAAGTGGTCTTTCATCGCGTGACATCTGCTGCGAGGCGGCCAACGTTGCTGTCGCCGCTATGGTGCGAGAACCGCTGGCTGGCGATGACCGAGATTGGACGCCGACTGGATCGTGACGGCGCTCAAGGATCCTTAATCGGACGGCCGTTTCAATATCACTCGCTCGAATAG